Part of the Oncorhynchus kisutch isolate 150728-3 linkage group LG2, Okis_V2, whole genome shotgun sequence genome, TCCCTCTTCTTCTCCGCCGTTTCAGCCGCGGTGCCACGCATCACCTCCAATTAACActtgcgactgtgtgtgtgtgtgtgtgtgtgcatccacacATATCCGCCAGCCACATCCTGCCCAGCAGCCTCCCAGGTCAACCGTGAGGCCGCTATAAATATCACAGCAGTTAACAGGCTGCTAACAGGAGCTAAAGAGCAGTGCTGCACTCGCTCTCACACAGTGTcaaatagatacacacacacacacacacacacacacacacacacacacacacgcacacacacacacacacacacacacacacacacacacacacacacacacacacacacacacacacacacacacacacacacacacacacacacacacacgcacacacacacacacacatgcacgcacgcacgcacgcacacacacaccatcaaatagatatacacgcacgcacgcacacagacacacccacccacacacacatcatcaaatAGATATACACGCACGCACtcagacacacccacccacacacacatcatcaaatagatatacacacacgcacgcacgcagacacacccacgcacacacacagagacttacTAGGGGTAGTGTGTCTTCCAAACTGGCTCCAGTTAGAGTGACAGCCATGACAGCAGGGCAGGGCTCCCCGAAAAAGGCGGGCTTGCCCATGTGAGTGACCGCACCGATGGCAATGCTGTAGACACTGTTGACATAGCCGTCTGCTCCACAGTGGTCGTTCACCAACCCACCATTACCAGACGCCCACACAAATATACTTCCTTTTCCACCTCGCCCCTGTATTAAGGTGAAAGAGAGTGACAGGGGAGTTGGTGGAAGGATAAAATTGAATAGAATTACATGGAATAGAGAAAAGCGAGCGCGCACgcatgagtttgtgtgtgtggacgtgcatgtgtgcatgcatgtacaGTATGGGTGTGTGTATACTTGCGTGCCTGCATGTacttttcctgtgtgtgtgtgtgtgtgttatccttGCCTTCTGCGTGCCCAGcctcagtgctttctgtgtgAGTGTCCCCGGCCCGGCCATCTCCTGTCCGTCGTCCCGCGGGCCCCAGCAGCACACGTACACATCGATGAAGTCGTTGTTGAAGGTCAGAGACGTGGCCTCCATGGAGTCCGTCACCGTGCCGTCCAGCAGACGGATACCTGGCCGGGtcaaaggtcagaggtcaagggGCAGAGGGAAGAGGTCAGGGGGGGACAGTTTCACTCCAAGGATGATTTTTTTTACTGCACATTTATTATGATACCGATCTAGCCCTGTGAATTGGTTTGAACAGCTGTTGGCTTTTAGAGTTATAGTATGACACTAGAATAAAAACAGTGATTTTCAGAGGATATTTTTATTCAAATGTCCCAATACATTTTCTTGTTGATGCATACTTCTGCTATGGTCTGTACGGCTGTATTATATTAGTGATCCTCACAAAAAAAAACGAATtacaacaactcaaacccaaaatGAGGTGTTAAATTAGGTCTGTATGGCTCAATAATAGTGTGTCCCTGTCAAATCCAAACACAAACACTGATTAGATATATTTCTCTCGTCATTCCCAAATACAGACGAATATCAACACCTAAACTGGCTGCAATAGACGTATTGATTGCTGGGCTTCATCGAAGGAATGCGCTGTAAATGCATTGTTCTGTTGTGGATCCGCCTGTGGTCCCTTTGTCCTCGTTATCAAGCCTCGGCGCTATGATTCACTTTAACTAGGTCTGCCTCCCAAAaacccaccctattccctattttttttgtgcactgcttttgaccacgGCCCCTCAAACATAGTACGCTATatgggaaatagggtgccatttgggactcatgcaTTATCTCGCCAGCTGATGTCATAACCAATCACTGGCATTGCATTACCCTGTTGTCATTTGCCTTTTATTGAGCCATTTCATTACATTTGATGTGTGATCGTCCTCGTAGCATGTTACCACTGCACTGCTACATATCATATCATTTCTCTGGTAATATAAACACGGCTCTTCTCGTCCTCACGAACGCACTTGTCACTCTACTGTTCATTGTCACCTCGCCTAGCGTCTCCTACTCAGTCCGACTGAGTCATGGAATGATTGAATCGTAATGGTATACTGCATTAGACAATATCATGTCTCGTAGACAATGTACGTTTGTCAGagtacattatattattatatgtaCATTATCCTATTATATGTACATTATCCTATTATATGTACATTATCCTATTATATGTACATTATCCTATTATATGTACATTATCCTATTATATGTACATTATCCTATTATATGTACATTATCCTATTATATGTACATTATCCTATTATATGTACATTATCctattatatgtacatattatggTACAATCATTCAACGAGACGCACATTTGAACCATACGATCACTTCTACCGGTATTTCCTTCTGATAGATTACATTGGCATGGACGTGGGCAGTGTTGTACTCACCACCGATCCTGGCGTTGAAAGCGATGCCCACGCCACAGTAAGAGTTGTTGGCCTCCATGGCCACTTCCCCTGCACACCGGGTGCCATGACTGGGACAGGTCAGAACGTTATGtcgtacacatgcacacacaaacacgtacacacataaacacgcaGGCACtcttctcacgcacacacacaaaacttgTATCTCTGCGCAAGTTTTGACAAAGAACAACCCATTCCAAAAATGAGGAAACAAAACTTCAAAAGGAAAGATGACTGCAAATAGTGAGAGATGACAGGGGAACACgaagaatgagagaggggatgaAAGAGTGAGACAAATGTAGAGATTAAGAAGCGCGTTACCCGTTCTCCTCGTCTCTGAGTGGCATGGGGTCATGGGAAAGGCCGTGGGAGCCACGCAGGTCAAAACTGGCCAAGGCCTCCTGAGAGACACACCATAGTGTAATGTCAGGGAACAACAGGGAGAGCatgtagcctgatcccagatctgttattAGCTGTACAACTCGTATGGTTGTTAGGGGTTGGCTATACAGCACGATCAGGTCTGGCATCAGAATTGGGAGGACGTGGAAATGACACAGGAAGTAATAAAACATTACATTTCTAGAAGCAAATTGATGTGTCATGATGGTCGTCTATGTGTTGTCCTGCTCTCTCATTCTATACGGGGACAAGCTGTTCACtgcgaggggaggagaggacaggctaCACAGCAGATGAGTGATGTGTGTCTATCGAGTCAAATGTGATCAAGGAGGTGCACTCGAGGAGACAGGAGTCAGAGTACAACCTCATGTAGCCCtgcttcaatctctctctcaggCTGTACCTGAGTGCCAAACTACATGTTGGCCTGTTGGCTTTGATCTGAACAGTGGCTCTCAGATGATAAATGATAGAAAGCAGTAGTAGCCAGTCAATTGTCTGGCAGTCAGTCCACTACAGCGCCTCTACTCTGGGTGAGTTGGTGTAGAGTGCAGTTGCCCCTAGATGCTAccatttcccccactaatgggTTGGGATTCGAGGAggagaagctgatcctagatctgtatctaGCTTGAAACTTCACCCGAAGCAGTTAGCATCGCTTCACTATAGCTTCATCAATTTGACATGGGTGTTAATCTATCTGCTTTATAGCattattgtaacggttttctttaggtgaagtagaggcggaccaaaacgcagcgtggttgttattcattgtactttaataaagaaactgtacacgaataaactaacaaaacaacaaacgtgtgaaaacctaaaacagtcctatctggtgcaaaacacagagacaggaacaatcatccacaaacacacagtgaaacccaggctacctaaatatggttcccaatcagagacaatgactaacacctgcctctgattgagaaccatatcaggccagacattgaaatagataaacaagacatccaacatagaatgcccactcagatcacaccctgaccaaccaaaacatagggTGTGACAATTatctactgtacatacagtaaatGCTTCATGAATGAATTGTGTAATGGCCCATTAGGACAGATGACATAGATGGTCACTTCAAAATAAACTGATCAAGTTTACTCACAAAGTTTCTCTTCAGATCCGTGTTTGTATGATCCACACCTAAAGGGGAGGCAGGAAAGTAAATATCAGTGTTTGTACATAAAAGCTACAAATGAGAGATACAGGAGCTAAAAGGATGCATGATTTAACACGCAATGAGTCTGGATGTTCCTCCATTCTCTCTTCTTTGAACCTGAAGGGATTTCTAAAAAATGTAAGCGGTTCGGCTGGGAGAGagaagacgaggagaggagaggaaaaagagaaagaaaatgcagaggacagagaggatgcagaggacagagaggatctGCATCCCTCCTTCCACCCTATTCTCCCTTTCAACTTTAGCTCTGAACTAGCTCCCATGGAAATACAAATATGGGTTCTCTCCCTAGccactctctcagtctctctctcagtctctctctctctcctcttctcttctcttctcttctcttctcttctcttctcttctcttctcttctcttctcttccttctcttctcttctcttctcttctcttctcttctcttctcttctcttctcttctcttctctctctctctctctctctctctctctctctctctctctctctctctctctttctctttctcagtctctctctctctctctctctctcagtctctctctctcagtctctctctctctcgctctctacttcAATCTCTCTAGCTctactgccccctctctctctccccttttctttcTCCTGTGGAACGGGCTCTCTGCTAGGTCCTTTTTCTGCTCTCTCACCCCATCgctccctcttttcctcctccatccatctcccctccctctctctcctcctgtggctGAGCCCCTGTGGACTCTAGCTATACtttctcaatctgtctctctatctctccctccctccctccctcctccctctcatccccatctctccatctctcttcccctctttctcttctctcctcctgttgCAGGGCCCCTGTGGACTCTCTCACAGACAGGCGAATGGAGGCCCCAGGAGGGCCCAGCCcgctctgccacacacacacacgcacaaacacgctcacacacacaggacGCGCCAGCCTTTTGTCCCACGCAGGCTGTGCCGCCAGGTTGCCATGACAACCCGCCGTTGACCGAGGCGGCCTGATTGTGTTCATCTGTGAAGGGTTAGAGCCCGGGTGAGTACAAGCACACCACGCCTGgccacaacctctctctctctctctctctctctctctctctctctctctcgctctctctctctctctctctctctctctctctctcctctctctctctctctctctctcccccccctctctctctctgtgtgtgtgtgtgaatcttaGCCTCCCAGTAAACATGtccctctccatatctctctatcctctatttcCTCTCGCCGCATTCTCTTTGTCTTCCAGTCTCCCTTCTGTCCTTCTTTCGTTTCCTCTCCGAGCCCAACAGCCAGCTTAATAGATCATGTAGGCCATAAAGAAATCAACCCATTATCATTGACATATACTAACAGTGAACTCAAAATCTACATCTACCTGTAGTAGAGAGAATCCCCTCCTGT contains:
- the LOC116356365 gene encoding PC3-like endoprotease variant B, with amino-acid sequence MAIIRMITTTPHPIIVTVVTGPPTGASSVRGDEAVGLSSVPLRVPSLGGLTIMPDDIPAAEALASFDLRGSHGLSHDPMPLRDEENGHGTRCAGEVAMEANNSYCGVGIAFNARIGGIRLLDGTVTDSMEATSLTFNNDFIDVYVCCWGPRDDGQEMAGPGTLTQKALRLGTQKGRGGKGSIFVWASGNGGLVNDHCGADGYVNSVYSIAIGAVTHMGKPAFFGEPCPAVMAVTLTGASLEDTLPLVTVSNLGDGCVTHFAGTSSAAPIAAGILALVLEANPDLTWRDVQHLIAMTAKVPDPKEPGWSVNGAGYHVHDRY